A region of Ferruginibacter albus DNA encodes the following proteins:
- a CDS encoding Gfo/Idh/MocA family oxidoreductase, with the protein MENRSLRLAVVGCGAIFEKNHLSAVTGISDWEISFLVDNDIQLLQKYAGQLNCKYSNSIKDIPADIDVCLVATPNFLHAEQSIFLLEKGHHVVCEKPVTISLNDAERVRDAVIKTSKHFFIVHPRRFQKNLDFFKTSYLPNIHIKNIDVALGYKFNWQSKTNFYDFPEKAGGGVFLDLGVHVLDALLSLWNGPIEINNIIFGAAVQTNPVIDSVSTCFGSIANIPFTIKTSRHAVLQNSMKIVTDESEILLSLSGSNEISIKSHIANTSKKIDLQIDKAEDTFVTFWHNLACFFNGKEFNRNVKLATIEDGITVMECIEKARKIGQFIKI; encoded by the coding sequence ATGGAAAATAGAAGTTTACGGCTTGCAGTAGTAGGTTGTGGTGCCATTTTCGAAAAAAATCATTTATCTGCAGTAACAGGTATTAGTGATTGGGAAATTTCTTTCTTGGTAGATAATGATATACAACTACTTCAAAAATATGCCGGACAATTAAATTGTAAGTATTCCAATTCAATCAAGGATATACCGGCAGATATTGATGTTTGCCTGGTTGCCACCCCCAATTTTTTACATGCAGAACAAAGTATTTTCTTGTTAGAAAAAGGCCATCATGTTGTTTGTGAAAAGCCTGTAACAATATCTTTAAACGATGCTGAAAGAGTAAGAGATGCAGTTATAAAAACATCTAAGCATTTTTTTATTGTTCATCCAAGAAGGTTTCAAAAAAACCTTGATTTTTTTAAAACAAGTTACCTGCCTAATATTCATATTAAAAATATAGATGTAGCCTTAGGCTATAAATTTAACTGGCAATCAAAAACAAATTTTTACGATTTTCCTGAAAAAGCCGGAGGTGGTGTGTTTTTGGATTTAGGAGTACATGTTTTAGATGCTTTGCTTTCTTTGTGGAATGGGCCGATAGAAATAAATAATATCATTTTTGGAGCCGCCGTACAAACAAATCCGGTAATCGATTCTGTTTCTACTTGTTTTGGAAGTATTGCCAATATCCCTTTCACCATTAAAACCAGCAGACACGCAGTATTGCAGAATAGTATGAAAATTGTTACTGATGAAAGCGAAATTTTATTGTCTTTAAGTGGTTCCAATGAAATAAGTATTAAAAGCCATATTGCAAATACATCTAAAAAAATTGATTTACAAATAGATAAAGCAGAAGATACATTTGTTACATTTTGGCATAACCTCGCTTGCTTTTTTAACGGCAAAGAATTTAACCGAAACGTAAAATTAGCAACAATAGAAGATGGTATTACAGTAATGGAATGTATTGAAAAGGCTCGGAAAATTGGACAGTTTATTAAAATATAA